A segment of the Staphylococcus ratti genome:
GTAAGACGTTTTCATGATCGCGGTTTGTCGATGCTTGTGCCAATCATCTCATTCATTGTGGGGATTATTTTTGGCATTGTTAATATATTTACAGAAAGAACCACACAATTTGAAGCAGGGAATAGTACGGTGACATCGTTTGACGGATTTATTCCTTGGCAATATGGGCTTATATTATTTGTCATTTGTTTGGGATTTCAAATTTTCCAATTCGTGATTTATCTACTCGATAGTAAGCAAGAAACGAACAAATATGGACCATCTCCTAAATACATACATGGAGATCATGGGCATGGTATGGTTAATCCAACACATCATTTTGAACATCAAAAAACAATCGAAGACGCCCAATCAGTGCAAGCATCAAATGAGCACCAACCGTTAAAAGACTTTAATGATGTAGAGCAACAAGATCATAAAGCGTTCAAAAAAGATGATACTCACTCATAATTAAAAAGTACAGTGGGGGCAGGACAACGAAATCAAATAGATTTCTGTCCTGCATCAAAAATGTGCATCAACGAAAAAAGCCCAGTAGCTGTCTGAATTGAAGATGCGCTTTGCAAGCTTTCTTCAATCCTAGACATCCTTGTGGGGGCAGGACGACGAAATCAAATAGATTTCTGTCCTGCTCCCTTTTCAATCTGGTTATACTGTAGTGTTTAGTGATTTGTAAAGTATGGGTGTCTTTTTGACAAATATATTTGTCGAATCGGTTGTGCTATAGTATGCTTAAGTTAACAATTTAAGAAAGGACGATAGTATATGACATTAAAGGTATCTCATGTCAGCAAGAAGTTTAAAAATGTTACAGCTGTCGATGATATTTCTTTTGAACTTGAAACAGGCAAGATGTTAGGGTTTTTAGGTCGTAATGGCGCCGGCAAAACAACGACATTTCGAATGATTTTAGGGTTAGCTGAACCGACAGAAGGGGAAGTTTACTTCAACGGGAAAGCGATTGACGCCTCAAGTTATGATGTGATTGGATATTTGCCCGAAGAACGTGGACTACATGCGAAATTAAAAGTTGTAGATGAACTTTATTATTTAGCAACATTAAAAGGAATGGCTAAGAAAGACATTAAAAAAGCGATTGATTATTGGTTGGAACGTTTTCAAATTAATGAACATCGTGAGAAAAAAATTGAATCATTATCAAAAGGGAACCAACAGAAAGTTCAATTGTTAGCTAGTATGCTTCATGAACCACAATTACTTATATTAGATGAACCATTTAGTGGATTGGATCCAGTGAATGTCGAGCTTCTAAAAAAAGCTGTCATTGATCTAAATCAAAAAGGCACAACAATTATTTTTAGCTCACATCGTATGGAACATATTGAAGAGCTATGTGACGATGTGTGTATTTTGAATAGAGGTAAAATGGTAGTTCAAGGACCTATTCAAAAAGTAAAACGAGAAAGTGGCTATCAACGTGTGGTAATTGATGCTGATTTTGATTTGCATGATTTTGACACGCACCCGGGTGTGGTTGCTACAAAACATACTTCGCATGAATACGTATTTCTTATTGAAAATGAGCAAGTGGCACAAGTGTTGTATACAAAATTACAATCGCGCGGTTTCGTCAAACGCTTTGAACTTTTAGATCCTACGATACAGGAAATCTTTATTGAAAAAGTAGGTGATATTCATGAATAAATTTATGGCTACGTTTAAGTTAACTTATATGAACAAATTGAAGTCAAAAGCATTTGTTATTTCAACAATTATTTTTATGTTAGTCATTATAGGTATTGCTAATGTGGATAAAATCATTAAAATATTTGATGACGGAGAACAAACGATTGCGATTGTAACGCAAAACAATCAAATTTATGAACATGTTAAATCTAAAGGAGAAGCGTTACATAAAGATGTTAAATATGAAAAATTAACGGCGTCTCAAGTTGATAAAGCTTTAAAAAACGAAAAAATTGATCAAGCATATATCATTAAATCCAATGATGAACGTATTTCAGCTACGATTAAAGCCACAGAGCACCCTTCTATGCAAGATCAAAAAGAATTGCAGACTTTATTAACACAATTACAGTCTCAACAAGTGGCTAAAAAACTTGGTATATCAGCAGCAGATCAACAACGTTTACTTACACCAAGTCAAGTGGATACACAAGTTGTGATAGATGGTAAAGGCAATGAGATGAATCAAAATGAAGAAGGTTTTAGCACGTTCATTGTGATGATTGGTAGCTTGTTAATGATGTTTATCATTTTCAATTATGCTAACCAAATTGCGATGGAAGTAGCGACAGAAAAAACGTCACGTGTGTCAGAAATGATTATTACGAGCGTTAAACCGTCTGTGCATATTCTTGCTAAAATTATGGGTGTTTTAGCGGTGGCACTCACGCAATTGATTTTAATAGGACTCACAATAGGAGCATCTATACTGTTTTTCGATTTTGGTGAAATGTTGAAAGGCTTTGAATTTGTAGTTACACCTCATATTACGAGATTATTAATATTTGGCGTAATATTTTTAATCGTTGGTATTTTTGCGTATGTGATTTTTGCGGCAATTTTAGGAAACTTAACAGCGAGAATTGAAGATATGGGACAAACGTTAATGCCTTTAACGTTATTAATGATGGGAAGTTTTTACGCAGGCTATATTGGCGGTTTAACAAATCCGGATAATTTAATCATTAGAGCGTTGAGTTACGTGCCATTTTTCTCACCGTTTGTTACATTTGCGCGTCTTTCACTTTCTGAAACACCGACATATGAAGGTTTGATAGCCGTAGCGATTCACATCGCTTTAATCTTCGTTTTACTTTATTTAGCAACAAAAACGTATAAAAATGCGGTACTGACATTTGAAAAAGGTTGGTGGAAAGTACTTAAACGTACATTTCGCAAGTCGCATTAAACGTTAAGTCATCAATGCTATAACGCCAATCACTTTTAAATAGAATGGATTAAAAAGGGCTAGGACAGCTTTATGTCCAGCTCTTTTTTCCTATGGAGGTATTGAAAATTTTAGCCACAATCGTCATAGAACCTGATACAATATATAAAAAGTGCTAGAGGTGGAAAGATGGGCATTTTATATCCAATCGCCATTTTTATATTGGCTGGATTGTGTGAAATTGGTGGCGGCTATTTAATA
Coding sequences within it:
- a CDS encoding DUF805 domain-containing protein, whose product is MERKPVGFVEAFKLFWLNYVNFKGRSRRSEFWWAMLWQAIINSLLVFFGFILLVASPIFGLLVMLVYVLFAIACLIPNLALSVRRFHDRGLSMLVPIISFIVGIIFGIVNIFTERTTQFEAGNSTVTSFDGFIPWQYGLILFVICLGFQIFQFVIYLLDSKQETNKYGPSPKYIHGDHGHGMVNPTHHFEHQKTIEDAQSVQASNEHQPLKDFNDVEQQDHKAFKKDDTHS
- a CDS encoding ABC transporter ATP-binding protein, with product MTLKVSHVSKKFKNVTAVDDISFELETGKMLGFLGRNGAGKTTTFRMILGLAEPTEGEVYFNGKAIDASSYDVIGYLPEERGLHAKLKVVDELYYLATLKGMAKKDIKKAIDYWLERFQINEHREKKIESLSKGNQQKVQLLASMLHEPQLLILDEPFSGLDPVNVELLKKAVIDLNQKGTTIIFSSHRMEHIEELCDDVCILNRGKMVVQGPIQKVKRESGYQRVVIDADFDLHDFDTHPGVVATKHTSHEYVFLIENEQVAQVLYTKLQSRGFVKRFELLDPTIQEIFIEKVGDIHE
- a CDS encoding ABC transporter permease, whose translation is MNKFMATFKLTYMNKLKSKAFVISTIIFMLVIIGIANVDKIIKIFDDGEQTIAIVTQNNQIYEHVKSKGEALHKDVKYEKLTASQVDKALKNEKIDQAYIIKSNDERISATIKATEHPSMQDQKELQTLLTQLQSQQVAKKLGISAADQQRLLTPSQVDTQVVIDGKGNEMNQNEEGFSTFIVMIGSLLMMFIIFNYANQIAMEVATEKTSRVSEMIITSVKPSVHILAKIMGVLAVALTQLILIGLTIGASILFFDFGEMLKGFEFVVTPHITRLLIFGVIFLIVGIFAYVIFAAILGNLTARIEDMGQTLMPLTLLMMGSFYAGYIGGLTNPDNLIIRALSYVPFFSPFVTFARLSLSETPTYEGLIAVAIHIALIFVLLYLATKTYKNAVLTFEKGWWKVLKRTFRKSH